A genomic segment from Acidobacteriota bacterium encodes:
- a CDS encoding energy-coupling factor transporter transmembrane component T has translation MGSEAPVLRPSAALGFGVRAPFHTLALCAWLVMAILPSLLTSNPIYLGVALLLVGYTQRGVAQRSRVAAAWGSFAHFALFFVLFTLVFNALLGGAGETVLVELPAWRVMGENDAVLFQVGGALTLESLVFGLLRAGAMLLVIYALATFNALADQSQMLRGLPRWLDQATTVVTIAVTFMPQLVAAQRDIREALALRGHRLRRLRDFLPLILILLGEALERAMGLAESMEARGYSGPALERREQRRPRWLIAVGLLLIGVGAVGGDLWGRQEAEAPFSLAAAWPKAAVLLGGLSILGALRLVGGRSRRHRYRRELWRLRDSALTALSITAAVAFLFFYFQDRTPFVYLVFPRLTMPAAEMHLLLPLLAILGPLAFHPAEPSAEGAS, from the coding sequence TTGGGCTCCGAGGCGCCGGTGCTGCGGCCGTCCGCGGCTCTTGGGTTCGGCGTTCGCGCGCCGTTTCACACCCTGGCTCTCTGTGCCTGGCTGGTGATGGCCATCTTGCCCAGCCTGTTGACCTCGAATCCAATCTATCTAGGGGTCGCTCTGCTGTTGGTCGGGTATACCCAGCGGGGCGTAGCTCAACGCTCTCGCGTCGCCGCGGCCTGGGGCTCCTTCGCCCATTTCGCGCTCTTCTTCGTGCTCTTCACACTGGTTTTCAACGCCTTGCTCGGAGGGGCCGGGGAGACGGTCCTCGTCGAGCTGCCGGCCTGGCGGGTGATGGGCGAGAACGACGCCGTTCTCTTTCAGGTCGGCGGCGCCTTGACCCTCGAAAGTCTGGTCTTCGGGCTGCTGAGAGCCGGTGCCATGCTGCTGGTCATCTACGCCCTGGCGACCTTCAATGCGCTCGCCGATCAGTCCCAGATGCTGCGCGGTCTGCCGCGGTGGCTCGATCAAGCGACGACGGTGGTGACCATCGCCGTCACCTTCATGCCGCAGCTGGTGGCGGCACAGCGCGACATTCGCGAGGCGCTGGCCCTGCGGGGGCACCGACTGCGCCGGCTGCGCGACTTCCTGCCGCTGATTCTGATCCTCCTAGGCGAGGCCCTCGAGCGGGCGATGGGGTTGGCCGAGTCGATGGAAGCCCGCGGCTACAGCGGACCCGCTCTCGAGCGGCGCGAGCAGCGCCGACCGCGCTGGCTGATCGCCGTCGGTCTGCTGCTGATCGGGGTCGGCGCCGTCGGCGGAGACCTCTGGGGCCGCCAGGAGGCGGAGGCGCCCTTCTCGCTGGCGGCTGCCTGGCCAAAGGCGGCGGTGCTGCTCGGGGGCTTGTCGATCCTCGGCGCCTTGCGCCTGGTGGGCGGCCGCAGTCGCCGCCACCGCTATCGGCGAGAGCTCTGGCGCCTGCGCGATAGCGCCTTGACCGCCCTTTCCATCACGGCAGCGGTGGCGTTTCTGTTCTTTTACTTCCAGGATCGCACGCCCTTCGTCTACCTGGTCTTTCCGCGCCTCACCATGCCCGCGGCGGAGATGCACCTCTTGCTGCCCCTGCTCGCGATCCTCGGCCCCTTGGCGTTCCACCCGGCCGAGCCTTCTGCCGAGGGTGCGTCGTGA
- a CDS encoding Rrf2 family transcriptional regulator — MNSQLPMALHILGFLASREGEPLTSEVMAETYGTSPVVLRRVLVKLKRAGLVRTQRGVRGGSVLARAAEAINLREVYEAISEDSKLMPTYSKGCTGRVAPIIAAYVNELFSDAEEALLAKLEQATIAKMDRHVRSSIKSALGCES; from the coding sequence ATGAACAGCCAGCTGCCCATGGCTCTGCATATCCTGGGCTTTCTCGCCTCCCGCGAGGGCGAGCCGCTCACCTCGGAAGTCATGGCCGAGACCTACGGCACCAGCCCCGTGGTCTTGCGACGGGTCCTGGTGAAGCTCAAACGAGCGGGGCTGGTGCGGACTCAACGAGGCGTCCGAGGCGGAAGCGTCTTGGCGAGGGCAGCCGAGGCGATAAATCTCCGCGAGGTCTACGAGGCAATCTCTGAGGACTCAAAGCTGATGCCCACGTACTCGAAGGGCTGCACCGGAAGAGTGGCCCCAATCATTGCAGCCTATGTCAACGAGCTTTTCTCGGATGCGGAAGAGGCCTTGTTGGCGAAACTCGAGCAGGCCACGATTGCGAAGATGGACCGTCACGTCCGCAGCTCGATCAAATCAGCGCTGGGCTGCGAGTCCTGA
- a CDS encoding isoprenylcysteine carboxylmethyltransferase family protein: MVLLLKNLLFTVVVPGTVAVYVPLLIIGDHPRASGIVSAIAAILLAIGAGIYAWCVWDFASFGRGTPAPIGAPKRLVVRGLYRYTRNPMYLGVLSVILGWTILFRSPTLLLYLLAVGAGFHGFIMLYEEGHLRREFGEEYEAYCRRVGRWLPRAAKPDPDRETER, from the coding sequence ATGGTGCTGCTCCTCAAGAACCTGCTGTTCACCGTCGTGGTCCCGGGAACGGTCGCCGTCTACGTGCCGTTGCTCATCATTGGCGATCATCCGCGCGCCTCGGGCATCGTATCCGCCATCGCGGCCATTCTCCTGGCCATCGGGGCAGGCATCTACGCCTGGTGCGTGTGGGATTTCGCCTCCTTCGGCAGGGGAACTCCGGCCCCCATCGGTGCACCAAAGCGGCTCGTCGTGCGAGGGCTGTATCGCTACACCCGCAACCCGATGTATTTGGGCGTGCTGTCGGTCATTCTCGGCTGGACGATCCTCTTTCGCTCGCCGACCTTGCTGCTCTATCTTCTCGCCGTGGGGGCCGGCTTCCACGGCTTCATCATGCTCTATGAGGAAGGTCATCTGCGCCGGGAATTCGGCGAAGAATATGAGGCCTACTGCCGCCGCGTGGGGCGCTGGCTACCCAGAGCGGCAAAGCCCGACCCTGACCGCGAAACGGAACGCTGA
- a CDS encoding ABC transporter permease: MILEVFSAAFHYLRRNLGVTLLAVVLLGSSVAAVATAFALASAVTLAESPFPSIDRLWAPRLAVLLPSGAEAQPALFSYPDVAAFRRHQETFDAVGAYASLELPLVGEPGPEQVRGEFVDADYFVALDARAAAGSLLAGQGAGGDVAFRGEVLLSHRLWQSRFQGDPSVVGQPIEIFGVPLQILGVLAPEFEGLDSEVDLWLDMGSLPKIADYPDILTDTGYARFQVVARSRPEVAEAAVVAAVTRAGRAVAAERPEVPWGEATVQSLAAARSDPGLRRFLGLLLAAAGLVLLIACFNVAGLHLSRAAARAQNFAVRKALGASPGRILAQVFTETGLVVLAGTAVGLAGTSALLRYVVTVLRTDWVWESTGPDIARLMAAGISPGVVGFAVAIAFLATLAAGIVPALDVLRRDGVHYLREGAGQIVGGSGGLRSLGQRGLVIAQAAVAVALLAVAGVLFRDLAEMLRIEPGFDEQSVQALRITSSTLYGPAEAPAFHQRLIAEVEGLPGVASAAIGSCVPLSCRWQSTVQAAEDDDFDPLSAPLVGTHFVSPQYFRTLGISLLAGRAFTAADTRETSRVVVVSRSLADRLWPARNALGRRLKIGENGDPATVIGIVADARQRSLFEAEENVYIADYQNGAAWGILLVKAERDGPLDAATLRETLQGVDAGLPFQPAGSLEEQLARVSSGSRYTSRMVLAVAALALLLTVLGVYGVAALAVAARFRELALRLVFGADRRRLLRHVLSHGLRPVAVGIALGAPVAWAVSRSLTLSVVDGQGTLLAAYLGAAAVVAVAALLAILPSVRRTLSIEPSVALRRGP; encoded by the coding sequence ATGATCCTCGAGGTGTTCTCTGCCGCCTTCCATTACCTGCGCCGCAACCTCGGCGTCACGCTGCTGGCGGTGGTTCTCCTGGGCTCGAGCGTGGCGGCGGTGGCGACGGCTTTTGCGCTGGCCTCGGCGGTGACCCTGGCGGAGTCGCCGTTTCCGAGCATCGACCGACTCTGGGCGCCGCGCCTGGCGGTTCTCCTGCCGAGCGGGGCGGAGGCGCAGCCGGCGCTGTTTTCCTATCCGGATGTTGCTGCGTTTCGACGGCATCAGGAGACCTTCGACGCCGTCGGTGCCTATGCCTCTCTAGAGCTGCCGCTGGTCGGAGAGCCGGGGCCGGAGCAGGTCCGTGGGGAGTTCGTCGACGCGGACTATTTCGTGGCTCTCGATGCTCGCGCTGCGGCGGGCTCGCTGTTGGCGGGGCAAGGAGCAGGCGGTGATGTCGCCTTTCGCGGTGAGGTGCTGCTGTCGCACCGGCTGTGGCAGAGCCGTTTTCAGGGCGATCCGTCGGTCGTCGGTCAGCCGATCGAGATCTTCGGGGTTCCGCTGCAAATTCTCGGGGTCCTGGCGCCGGAGTTCGAAGGACTCGATTCGGAGGTCGATCTGTGGCTCGACATGGGCTCCTTGCCGAAGATCGCCGACTATCCGGACATTCTGACGGACACCGGCTACGCGCGATTCCAGGTCGTCGCACGCTCGCGACCGGAGGTCGCCGAGGCGGCCGTGGTGGCCGCCGTGACCCGGGCCGGCCGGGCGGTGGCGGCCGAACGTCCCGAGGTCCCCTGGGGCGAGGCCACGGTTCAGAGCTTGGCCGCGGCCCGCAGCGATCCCGGCCTGCGCCGTTTTCTCGGCCTGCTGCTGGCGGCTGCTGGACTGGTCTTGCTGATCGCTTGCTTCAACGTCGCCGGCCTTCATCTCTCGCGGGCGGCGGCCCGCGCCCAGAACTTCGCCGTGCGCAAGGCCTTGGGAGCTTCGCCCGGGAGGATCCTTGCCCAGGTCTTTACCGAAACAGGCCTCGTGGTGCTGGCCGGCACCGCGGTGGGACTGGCCGGGACCTCCGCGCTCCTGCGCTACGTGGTGACGGTCTTGAGAACGGACTGGGTGTGGGAGTCCACGGGGCCCGACATCGCCCGATTGATGGCGGCCGGGATCAGCCCTGGCGTCGTCGGTTTCGCGGTGGCGATCGCTTTCCTGGCCACCTTGGCGGCCGGCATCGTGCCGGCGCTCGATGTCCTGCGTCGGGACGGCGTGCACTACTTGCGGGAAGGTGCAGGGCAGATCGTCGGTGGCTCGGGCGGCCTGCGCTCCCTCGGCCAGCGGGGGCTGGTGATCGCTCAGGCCGCCGTGGCGGTGGCGCTGCTGGCCGTCGCCGGGGTCCTGTTTCGCGATCTGGCGGAGATGCTGCGCATCGAGCCGGGGTTTGACGAGCAGTCGGTACAGGCTCTTCGCATCACCTCGTCGACCCTCTACGGCCCTGCGGAGGCGCCGGCGTTCCATCAGCGCTTGATTGCGGAGGTCGAGGGACTGCCGGGCGTGGCTTCGGCGGCGATCGGAAGCTGTGTGCCGCTGTCGTGCCGCTGGCAGTCGACGGTGCAGGCGGCGGAAGACGACGACTTCGATCCGCTGTCGGCCCCTCTCGTCGGGACCCATTTCGTCAGCCCGCAGTACTTTCGGACCCTCGGTATTTCACTTCTCGCCGGCCGGGCGTTCACCGCGGCCGATACGCGGGAGACGTCGCGGGTGGTGGTGGTGAGCCGGTCCCTGGCGGACCGCCTTTGGCCGGCTCGGAACGCGCTCGGTCGGCGCCTGAAGATCGGCGAGAACGGTGATCCCGCGACGGTGATTGGAATCGTCGCCGATGCGCGGCAGCGATCTCTCTTCGAGGCGGAAGAGAACGTCTACATTGCCGACTACCAGAACGGTGCGGCGTGGGGAATCCTGTTGGTCAAGGCTGAGCGCGACGGGCCCCTCGACGCCGCGACTCTGCGGGAGACGCTCCAGGGCGTCGACGCCGGGCTGCCATTCCAGCCGGCGGGCTCCCTCGAGGAGCAGCTGGCTCGGGTCAGCTCGGGGAGCCGATATACCTCTCGGATGGTGCTGGCGGTGGCGGCCCTCGCCCTGCTGTTGACGGTGCTCGGGGTCTACGGAGTGGCAGCCCTGGCGGTGGCGGCACGGTTCCGTGAGCTCGCCCTGCGGCTGGTCTTCGGGGCCGATCGCCGTAGGCTTCTTCGCCATGTCCTGAGCCATGGCTTGCGACCGGTCGCCGTGGGCATCGCCCTCGGGGCGCCGGTCGCCTGGGCCGTCAGCCGCAGCCTCACCCTGTCCGTCGTCGACGGCCAGGGGACGCTGCTTGCGGCTTATCTGGGGGCTGCCGCGGTGGTGGCGGTGGCGGCGTTGCTGGCGATCCTTCCCTCCGTCCGGCGGACCCTCTCCATCGAGCCGTCGGTGGCCCTGCGCCGGGGCCCGTAG
- a CDS encoding ATP-binding cassette domain-containing protein codes for MIELRALTYRYPGAEQPVIEGVDLRIEESELVVVTGPSGSGKSSLLRTLNGLVPHFHGGKIAGEVEVAGRDPIAVGPRGMSNLVGFVHQNPEAHFVTQVVEDELAFAMENHGLDLATMRRRVEEVLDQLAIAHLRQREIDTLSGGERQRVAIAGVLTLQPRILVLDEPTSQLDPQSASEVLAALRALNDDLGLTLILAEHRLERVAQHADRVLLLEDGKVAALGPPGEALAGSPLAPPLVQLAHALGWPSPTLTLKETRRRPELRRLRQRLSSTVDPESPAAGGKEPASEPPAIEAQGLWWTYPGGVEGLKGLDLEAPRGSLTALLGRNGAGKSTLLRALVGLIRPDRGRIRLRPTAESSLDPLKTPLHVVSQEVGFVPQNPSRLLFRDSVDAEVEWSLRQRGRTDDAARQAMVEWLDTLRLSDFGDRHPRESSTGERQRLALATAFAGDPSILLLDEPTRGLDVEIKHRLAAALRHLCRRGVTVVMATHDVELVAECADRVALLGGGRLVAEGPTRTMLHGSPVFSTRINRLFGEPDLHTLEDVLQRRGDRPPGGSS; via the coding sequence GTGATCGAGCTGCGCGCCTTGACCTATCGCTATCCCGGCGCCGAGCAGCCGGTGATCGAAGGCGTCGATCTGCGCATCGAGGAGAGCGAGCTGGTTGTGGTGACCGGGCCGTCGGGTAGCGGCAAGAGCTCTTTGCTGCGCACCTTGAACGGTCTCGTTCCGCACTTCCACGGCGGCAAGATCGCGGGCGAGGTCGAGGTGGCGGGGCGCGATCCGATCGCGGTCGGTCCGCGCGGCATGAGCAACCTGGTGGGCTTCGTGCACCAGAATCCCGAGGCCCATTTCGTCACCCAGGTGGTCGAGGACGAGCTCGCCTTCGCGATGGAGAACCACGGCCTCGACCTCGCGACCATGCGCCGGCGGGTGGAGGAGGTGCTCGACCAGCTGGCGATCGCCCACCTCCGCCAGCGCGAGATCGACACCCTTTCCGGCGGCGAGCGCCAGCGGGTGGCGATCGCCGGCGTGCTGACCTTACAGCCCCGGATTCTGGTGCTCGACGAGCCCACCTCGCAGCTCGATCCGCAGTCGGCGTCCGAGGTCTTGGCGGCCTTGCGTGCCCTCAACGACGATCTCGGACTGACGCTGATCCTGGCCGAACACCGTCTCGAACGGGTGGCCCAGCACGCCGACCGGGTGTTGTTGCTCGAGGACGGCAAGGTCGCCGCCCTCGGGCCGCCGGGAGAAGCTCTGGCCGGCTCTCCCTTGGCGCCTCCCCTGGTGCAGCTGGCTCACGCCCTCGGCTGGCCGAGTCCGACCCTGACCCTCAAGGAGACGAGGCGTCGGCCGGAGCTGCGGCGATTGCGCCAGCGACTCTCCTCGACCGTCGATCCGGAGTCGCCGGCCGCCGGCGGGAAAGAGCCGGCCAGCGAGCCTCCGGCGATCGAGGCGCAGGGCTTGTGGTGGACTTATCCCGGTGGAGTCGAAGGTCTCAAGGGCCTCGATCTCGAAGCACCGCGAGGCTCCCTGACCGCTCTCCTGGGACGCAATGGTGCCGGCAAATCGACCCTGCTGCGGGCGTTGGTCGGGCTGATTCGGCCGGACCGCGGTCGGATTCGGCTGCGGCCGACCGCGGAGTCCAGCCTGGATCCCCTGAAAACGCCGCTCCATGTGGTTTCCCAGGAGGTTGGATTCGTGCCGCAGAACCCCTCGCGCCTGCTCTTCCGCGACAGCGTCGACGCCGAGGTCGAGTGGAGCCTGCGGCAGCGAGGACGCACCGACGACGCGGCCCGGCAGGCGATGGTCGAGTGGCTCGACACCTTGCGATTGAGCGACTTCGGAGACCGTCATCCGCGCGAGTCGAGCACCGGCGAACGCCAGCGACTGGCCTTGGCGACGGCCTTCGCCGGCGATCCCTCGATCCTGCTCCTCGACGAGCCGACCCGTGGTCTGGACGTCGAGATCAAGCACCGCTTGGCGGCCGCCCTGCGTCACCTGTGCCGGCGGGGCGTCACCGTCGTGATGGCGACCCACGATGTCGAGCTGGTGGCCGAATGCGCCGACCGCGTCGCCCTGCTCGGAGGCGGCCGCCTGGTCGCCGAGGGGCCGACCCGCACCATGCTGCACGGCTCGCCGGTTTTCAGCACCCGCATCAACCGGCTCTTCGGGGAACCGGATCTTCACACCTTGGAGGATGTGCTGCAGCGCCGCGGCGATCGGCCGCCAGGGGGCAGCTCGTGA
- a CDS encoding DUF6768 family protein: MMKNQHDDIDDKIRRAMISEEKGLKIGPSHEQGVFESLLGLFKGRLRWLNFLVWFFQMVFIGLAAWSAYRFFGAPEVKNQILFATLFLWGVGVTGLFKIWFWMVMNRNVVMREVKRLELQVARAHSVD, from the coding sequence ATGATGAAGAATCAGCATGACGATATCGACGACAAGATCCGTCGGGCGATGATCTCAGAAGAAAAAGGGCTGAAGATCGGGCCTTCCCATGAACAAGGAGTCTTCGAAAGCCTGCTCGGGCTCTTCAAGGGACGATTGCGCTGGCTGAACTTCCTTGTTTGGTTTTTCCAGATGGTGTTCATCGGCCTCGCCGCGTGGTCTGCCTACCGATTCTTCGGCGCTCCGGAGGTCAAGAATCAAATCCTCTTCGCCACTCTGTTTCTGTGGGGCGTGGGGGTGACCGGACTGTTCAAGATCTGGTTCTGGATGGTCATGAATCGGAATGTGGTGATGCGTGAGGTCAAACGACTCGAGCTTCAGGTGGCCCGAGCCCACTCGGTGGATTGA
- a CDS encoding SPOR domain-containing protein, producing MPEEPKQGGRPKSWLASGRALVLIAAGVLAFAVSTLVPLLRNEVAPILFTEALVDVEFRVLGDEGGRSYVRHKRDGTIYSLSTLDARIRISSKSEFPISVDNVQLYFQRIDYENSTIEDWESEYVYYGGAEAEYDKLRVELEASDRSPVNLLTRTTRRFPDQDAPGTAIVYKLAPYETEYIFLRLSYEQSEEEPLRAPLGLLLDLRVNYVVKGQTASRKLEVPVNLLVGMQRLPSAPDDERGSDSYLLEDGWIHSSWYETTDKWFRRKECPGECEGFGTVVVRPGALKSSSPALIAAHSAIEESLTAGRTWAVVLGGFSSPNRAKALAAAVRTDTDLQLAIVQRGELYRVIVFDFSNEVVARNAARGAFLDEDASYAVNLTSWCSAYQTGPEFAECRQ from the coding sequence GTGCCGGAAGAACCGAAGCAAGGGGGCAGGCCAAAGAGCTGGCTGGCCTCCGGACGAGCCCTCGTTCTGATCGCCGCGGGGGTTCTTGCCTTCGCGGTATCCACTCTCGTCCCCCTCCTGCGCAACGAGGTCGCCCCGATCCTATTCACCGAGGCCCTCGTCGACGTCGAGTTTCGCGTCCTCGGAGACGAAGGGGGCCGCTCCTACGTGCGTCACAAGCGCGACGGAACGATCTACTCCCTTAGCACCCTCGACGCGCGCATTCGAATCAGCAGCAAAAGCGAGTTCCCGATCTCCGTCGACAATGTCCAGCTCTATTTTCAACGCATCGACTACGAGAACAGCACCATCGAAGACTGGGAGTCTGAATACGTCTACTACGGCGGCGCCGAAGCGGAGTACGACAAGCTGAGGGTCGAACTCGAAGCATCCGACCGCTCACCGGTCAACCTCCTGACGCGCACCACGCGCCGGTTTCCCGACCAAGACGCCCCTGGAACAGCGATCGTCTACAAGCTCGCTCCTTATGAAACCGAGTACATCTTTCTTCGCCTGAGCTACGAACAGTCCGAGGAAGAACCACTCCGCGCCCCTCTGGGCCTCCTGCTCGATCTCCGAGTCAACTACGTCGTCAAAGGGCAGACCGCCAGCCGAAAACTCGAGGTCCCGGTCAATCTGCTGGTGGGCATGCAACGCCTTCCGAGCGCACCAGACGACGAACGAGGAAGCGACTCCTACCTCCTGGAAGACGGCTGGATTCACTCGAGCTGGTACGAGACAACGGATAAGTGGTTCCGGCGAAAAGAGTGCCCTGGGGAATGCGAGGGGTTCGGCACCGTCGTCGTGAGACCCGGCGCACTGAAGTCTTCGAGCCCCGCCCTGATCGCTGCCCACTCGGCGATCGAGGAGAGCCTCACCGCCGGCAGAACCTGGGCGGTCGTCCTTGGTGGGTTCAGCTCACCCAATCGCGCGAAAGCGCTGGCGGCAGCGGTACGGACTGACACCGACCTTCAACTCGCCATCGTGCAGCGTGGCGAGCTCTACCGAGTCATTGTTTTCGACTTTTCCAACGAAGTTGTCGCGAGAAACGCCGCCCGCGGCGCATTCCTCGACGAAGACGCCTCCTACGCTGTAAACCTGACCAGTTGGTGCTCTGCATACCAAACTGGGCCAGAGTTCGCCGAGTGCCGACAATAA
- a CDS encoding alpha/beta hydrolase: MKTRLNLRQNLTPRAHGVTPDPCAGRRSARLGCGLGRRTFAIRRPLASAIAGALLVATVACADPGRSSNAPHAGGDEVRSEEVTFTSHATKLAGTLVRPGSAEVSAAVVFVHGSGPQERNRALAEAFATRGIAALVYDKRGVGESDGEYEAKQSVSGPNISLLADDAVAALQELSRRVRAQGIPVGLAGISQAGWIVPLAAERSSLAEFLVIWSGPVCKVSEEDIYSKYTSDRDTDEVPSYEEALGSRQEPYIWPDFLGTDTDPAQSLGELSLPGLWIFGAEDGSVPVDLSIQRLDALRKQGLPYEYVLFSDLGHNNMGETFSTAISWIKRQDLNRSAGTE; encoded by the coding sequence ATGAAGACTCGCTTGAACCTTCGACAGAACCTGACTCCGCGGGCTCACGGTGTGACACCTGATCCTTGTGCCGGGCGTCGCTCTGCGCGTCTCGGCTGCGGTCTGGGGCGGCGCACTTTTGCGATCAGGCGCCCCCTGGCGAGTGCCATCGCCGGCGCGCTGCTGGTCGCAACCGTGGCCTGTGCAGACCCAGGCCGGTCGTCGAATGCCCCCCATGCTGGTGGCGATGAGGTGCGATCCGAAGAGGTGACCTTCACGAGTCACGCGACGAAGCTGGCTGGCACTCTCGTCCGGCCGGGGTCGGCCGAGGTCTCAGCGGCCGTCGTGTTCGTGCATGGCTCTGGCCCGCAGGAGCGCAACCGGGCCTTGGCTGAGGCGTTCGCGACCAGGGGAATCGCCGCCTTGGTCTATGACAAGCGCGGTGTCGGCGAGTCCGACGGCGAGTACGAGGCGAAGCAAAGCGTCAGCGGACCCAACATCAGCCTGTTGGCCGATGATGCGGTGGCCGCACTCCAAGAGCTGAGCCGACGCGTCCGCGCTCAAGGCATCCCGGTCGGACTCGCCGGCATCAGCCAGGCGGGATGGATTGTGCCTCTGGCTGCGGAGCGCAGCTCTCTCGCCGAGTTTCTGGTGATTTGGAGCGGCCCGGTTTGCAAGGTGAGTGAGGAGGACATTTACAGCAAGTACACCTCGGACCGCGACACCGACGAGGTGCCGAGCTATGAAGAGGCCCTCGGCTCGCGGCAGGAGCCTTACATCTGGCCTGACTTTCTCGGTACCGATACTGATCCCGCTCAGAGCCTCGGGGAGCTTTCTCTGCCCGGTCTTTGGATTTTTGGTGCCGAGGATGGGAGCGTGCCGGTCGACCTCTCGATCCAGCGACTCGATGCGCTTCGCAAACAAGGCTTACCCTACGAGTACGTGCTCTTCTCCGATCTCGGTCACAACAACATGGGCGAGACGTTCTCGACCGCAATCTCGTGGATCAAGCGTCAGGACTTGAACCGTTCGGCTGGCACCGAATGA
- a CDS encoding GntR family transcriptional regulator, whose product MDIVIDIDSPVPLFSQLIEQIKEAVLTGGLAPGDALPSIRQLANDLDVNAKTVAKAYKLLERDSVIQTKGYRGTFIHPDAQVNSTIDLRALVTEKLSEAVEALRAAGATDSEIRIAFGELMKRRAR is encoded by the coding sequence ATGGACATCGTCATCGACATCGACTCCCCCGTCCCTCTGTTCAGTCAGCTCATCGAACAGATCAAGGAGGCGGTCCTGACGGGTGGCCTGGCCCCCGGGGACGCCCTGCCCTCGATCCGTCAGCTGGCCAACGACCTGGACGTCAATGCCAAAACCGTCGCCAAGGCCTACAAACTGCTGGAACGCGACTCCGTGATTCAGACCAAGGGGTACCGCGGGACCTTCATCCACCCGGATGCCCAGGTCAACAGCACCATCGACCTAAGAGCCCTCGTGACCGAGAAACTGAGCGAGGCCGTCGAAGCTCTGCGCGCCGCCGGAGCGACGGATTCTGAGATACGCATCGCATTCGGCGAGCTGATGAAACGGCGCGCCCGTTGA
- a CDS encoding ECF transporter S component, protein MKRRGDLLSAVILLAASLLGVWAFLHPMAGGGPPEGAGGPRAMAHSADAPLIFVTLLALCLLVLVANLETRRVDARLVSVLGVLVGITACLRLVSGPMGSSAFFILPIVCGYVFGAEFGFLLAALAMLTSALLTGGVGPWLPFQMFAAGWCGMISGWLPRLSPPRAKWLLTAWGAVAGLLFGAMINLWFWPFLQPADPSLHYEPGLAVVQTAIRYAAFYLATSIWWDAGRALANAILLFVLTEPLMELLTRFQKRFRFELESG, encoded by the coding sequence GTGAAGCGCCGGGGGGACCTCTTGTCGGCGGTCATTCTGCTGGCGGCGAGCCTGCTCGGAGTTTGGGCCTTTCTCCATCCGATGGCCGGTGGAGGTCCGCCGGAGGGGGCCGGCGGTCCGCGGGCGATGGCCCACTCGGCCGACGCGCCGCTGATCTTCGTGACCCTGCTGGCCCTCTGCCTCCTGGTTTTGGTCGCCAACCTCGAGACCCGGCGGGTCGACGCCCGCCTGGTGTCGGTCCTCGGTGTGCTGGTGGGGATTACGGCTTGCCTGCGGCTGGTGTCCGGGCCGATGGGCTCGAGCGCCTTTTTCATCCTGCCGATTGTCTGCGGCTATGTCTTCGGTGCCGAGTTCGGCTTCCTGCTGGCGGCCCTCGCCATGCTCACTTCCGCCCTGCTCACCGGCGGCGTCGGGCCTTGGCTGCCCTTCCAGATGTTCGCTGCCGGCTGGTGCGGGATGATCTCGGGCTGGCTGCCACGCCTGTCGCCGCCGCGCGCCAAGTGGCTGCTGACAGCCTGGGGCGCGGTCGCCGGACTGTTGTTCGGCGCGATGATCAATCTGTGGTTCTGGCCCTTCCTCCAGCCGGCCGACCCCAGCCTGCACTACGAACCGGGCCTCGCCGTTGTGCAGACGGCGATTCGCTACGCCGCTTTCTACCTCGCGACGTCGATCTGGTGGGATGCCGGCCGGGCGTTGGCGAACGCCATCCTGCTGTTTGTCCTCACGGAACCCCTGATGGAGCTCCTGACCCGCTTCCAAAAGCGTTTTCGCTTCGAGCTCGAGTCGGGCTAG
- a CDS encoding RNA polymerase sigma factor, whose translation MTRTPDQIYDEWLILRCQNGESEALEELVGRWNERLWRHARRLGADHEQANDATQEAWMAIVRSLRRLEDPALFRAWALRIVTNKCADQIRRVSRRRKLVDEYHQEPVTAPEGDGLAESDEDSLLRSALAGLRADRRALLGLHYLEELGLFEIALILGVPEGTVKSRLFKARQELKEAIERKDDEESA comes from the coding sequence ATGACCAGAACGCCTGACCAGATCTATGACGAGTGGCTCATCCTGCGTTGTCAGAACGGCGAATCCGAGGCGCTCGAGGAGCTGGTGGGGCGCTGGAATGAACGCCTTTGGCGGCACGCTCGGCGCCTTGGTGCTGATCATGAGCAGGCCAACGACGCGACCCAGGAAGCCTGGATGGCGATCGTCCGAAGCCTCAGGCGGCTCGAGGATCCGGCGCTCTTTAGGGCCTGGGCCTTGCGCATCGTGACGAACAAGTGTGCCGACCAGATTCGACGGGTGTCCCGGCGCAGGAAGTTGGTCGATGAGTACCACCAAGAGCCCGTGACCGCTCCGGAGGGGGACGGCCTCGCCGAATCGGACGAGGACTCCCTCCTCCGATCAGCGCTGGCCGGTCTCCGGGCGGACCGCAGGGCTCTCCTCGGTCTGCACTACTTGGAAGAGCTGGGCCTGTTCGAGATCGCGTTGATCCTGGGAGTACCGGAAGGAACCGTGAAATCGAGACTCTTCAAAGCTCGCCAGGAGCTCAAGGAAGCGATAGAAAGGAAAGATGATGAAGAATCAGCATGA